A single window of Cryptococcus tetragattii IND107 chromosome 4 map unlocalized Ctg04, whole genome shotgun sequence DNA harbors:
- a CDS encoding T-complex protein 1, eta subunit — protein MQGRLPQMQPTVVLLREGTDTSQGTPQLLSNISACLAVAQTIATTLGPRGMDKLIVDDRGLATISNDGATILKLLDVVHPAARTLVDIARAQDAEVGDGTTSVTLLAAEILKEVRSFIEEGVSPHVIIKGLREARTLAIQKINEIAVTIDKSDPAKFRDLLMQCAATSMSSKLIHSQTPFFSNMVVDAVLSLDQNDLDESLIGIKKVPGGGMQDSKLIKGVAFKKTFSYAGFEQQPKSFKDPKVLCLNVELELKAEKDNAEVRVSEVSEYQAIVDAEWSIIYRKLEAIVATGAKVVLSKLPIGDLATQYFADRDIFCAGRVADGDLKRVVQAVGGSIQSTCSDIEPHHLGQCGSFEERQIGGERFNLFEDCPQAKTCTLILRGGAEQFIAEVERSLHDSIMIVKRAIKNNSIVAGGGACEMEISKYLRAHSRTIMGKAQLIVGAVAKALEIIPRQICDNAGLDATDILNKLRMRHAQGETWVGVDIDGEGVQDNMKEFVWEPALVKTNALSSAIDAACLILSVDETVRNPQSEQPQAGPPMPRGAAQQALRGRGRGMPRR, from the exons ATGCAGGGAAGACTTCCACAAATG CAACCCACAGTTGTCCTCCTGCGTG AGGGCACCGACACCTCCCAGGGTACCCCGCAACTTCTCTCCAACATTTCTGCTTGCTTGGCTGTCGCCCAGACTATTGCTACAACGCTAGGACCACGAGGAATGGACAAGCTCATCGTAGATGACAGAGGTCTGGCTACTATCTCTA ATGACGGCGCGACCATTTTGAAGCTTTTGGATGTTGTTCATCCGGCTGCGAGAACTTTGGTAGACATAGCAAGAGCTCAGGATGCCgaggttggagatggcacCACAAGTGTTACTTTACT TGCTGCGGAGATCTTGAAAGAAGTTCGATCCTTCATCGAAGAAGGGGTCTCTCCTCATGTGATCATCAAGGGACTTCGAGAGGCTAGAACTTTG GCTATACAAAAAATCAACGAGATTGCTGTGACAATAGACAAGTCTGACCCAGC CAAATTCCGCGACCTTCTCATGCAATGCGCCGCGACTTCCATGTCTTCCAAACTCATCCACTCTCAAactccctttttctccaacATGGTTGTCGACGCcgttctttctcttgaCCAAAATGATCTCGACGAGTCTCTCATCGGTATCAAGAAGGTTCCTGGCGGCGGTATGCAAGACTCCAAGCTGATCAAGGGTGTCGCTTTCAAAAAGACCTTTTCTTATGCTGGTTTTGAACAACAGCCCAAGAGCTTCAAGGACCCCAAGGTGCTTTGTCTGAATGTAGAGCTTGAGCTCAAGGCCGAGAAAGACAACGCCGAAGTGCGAGTGAGCGAAGTCTCCGAGTATCAGGCAATTGTCGATGCCGAATGGAGCATCATTTACCGCAAACTCGAAGCTATCGTCGCTACTGGGGCCAAGGTCGTATTGTCCAAGCTTCCTATCGGAGACTTGGCCACTCAGTACTTTGCCGACCGGGACATCTTCTGTGCTGGTCGAGTTGCCGATGGTGATCTCAAGCGTGTGGTCCAAGCTGTCGGCGGATCCATCCAGTCTACATGCTCCGACATTGAACCTCACCACTTGGGTCAATGTGGCAGTTTTGAGGAGAGACAAATTGGCGGTGAAAGGTTCAACTTGTTCGAAGATTGCCCCCAGGCCAAGACATGTactttgattttgaggggCGGTGCGGAGCAATTCATTGCtgaggtggaaagaagtCTGCACGACTCTATTATGATTGTTAAGAGAGCAATCAAGAACAATTCCATTGtggctggtggtggtgcctGCGAG ATGGAGATATCAAAATATCTTCGAGCTCATTCTCGAACTATTATGGGTAAAGCCCAACTAATTGTGGGTGCTGTTGCAAAGGCATTGGAAATCATTCCTCGCCAGATCTGCGACAATGCCGGTCTTGATGCTACGGATATCCTCAATAAGCTCCGTATGCGCCATGCTCAAGGAGAAACTTGGGTCGGTGTCGACATTGATGGTGAGGGCGTGCAGGATAACATGAAGGAGTTTGTATGGGAACCCGCTTTGGTGAAAACAAATGCCTTGAGTAGTGCGATCGATGCGGCTTGCTTGATATTGAGTGTCGATGAGACGGTTAGAAACCCCCAAAGCGAACAGCCTCAGGCGGGGCCTCCTATGCCAAGAGGAGCTGCGCAGCAGGCATTGAGGGGCAGGGGCAGGGGTATGCCTCGAAGATGA
- a CDS encoding V-type proton ATPase proteolipid subunit 2: protein MSELCPPWAPFFGFAGVTSAMVFSTVGAAYGTSKAGIGIAGLGTFRPDLIMKSLIPVVMSGIIAVYGLVVSVLIAGNISPSEPYSLFAGFVHLAAGLACGFTGLAAGYAIGIVGDACVRAYVYESRVFVSMVLILIFAEVIGLYGLIVALILNTAVGEAVCGAN from the exons ATGTCAGAATTATGCCCCCCATGGGCTCCATTCTTCGG CTTCGCAGGCGTCACAAGCGCA ATGGTGTTCTCTACAGTCGGAGCAGCTTACGGCACTTCCAAGGCGGGCATAGGAATTGCAGGTTTGGGTACTTTCAG ACCCGATCTTATCATGAAG TCATTAATTCCTGTCGTT ATGTCCGGCA TTATCGCGGTCTATGGTCTCGTTGTGTCAGTACTCATTGCCGGTAACA TCTCCCCTTCTGAACCTTACTCTCTGTTCGCCGGGTTCGTCCATCTTGCTGCTGGATTGG CATGTGGTTTCACTGGGTTGGCGGCAGGATATGCTATAGGGATTGTCGGGGATGCT TGTGTGCGCGCATATGTTTATGAGTCAAGGGTGTTTGTTTCAATGGTTCTTATCCTTATTTTTGCTGAAGTTATC GGTCTTTATGGTCTTATTGTAGCTTTGATCCTCAATACAGCTGTCGGAGAAGCCGTCTGTGGGGCTAACTGA
- a CDS encoding aspartate-semialdehyde dehydrogenase, with protein MSPRPQIKVGILGATGTVGQRFIELLATHPYFSIHALGASSRSAGQQYASVVRWKLASPIPDHVRSMVVQECTPDAEGFAECGVVFSGLDADVAGDIEQAFRAADLIVYSNAKNYRRDPLCPLIVPLVNPSHLAIIPHQRQQLGLEKGYIVTNANCSTTGLVVPLAALEKAFGPLETVMVTTLQAISGAGYPGVSSLDIMDNVVPLISGEEDKIEWETNKILGGVTPDNKAFDLHAPKQINVSATCTRVPVIDGHTGCVSVKFSKSPAPSIAEVEKAFREYTCEAQQLGVPSAPAQAIVVHDAPDRPQPRLDKNLHNGACVSVGRIRECPVFDVKFVCLIDNVRLGAATSSIINAEIAVEKGLIV; from the exons ATGTCCCCCCGCCCCCAGATCAAGGTCGGCATCCTCGGCGCAACCGGCACTGTCGGCCAGCG CTTCATCGAGCTCCTCGCCACCCACCCCTACTTTTCCATCCACGCACTGGGCGCCTCCTCCAGGTCCGCCGGCCAGCAGTACGCTAGCGTCGTCCGATGGAAGCTCGCTAGCCCCATCCCAGACCACGTGCGCAGCATGGTCGTCCAGGAGTGCACGCCCGACGCCGAGGGCTTTGCCGAGTGTGGCGTCGTCTTCAGCGGCCTCGACGCCGACGTCGCGGGCGATATTG AACAAGCATTCCGCGCAGCCGACCTCATCGTCTACTCAAACGCCAAAAACTACCGCAGAGACCCGCTGTGCCCGCTCATCGTCCCGCTCGTCAACCCCTCCCACCTCGCCATCATCCCGCACCAGCGACAACAGCTCGGTCTTGAAAAGGGCTACATCGTCACCAACGCCAACTGCTCCACCACCGGCCTCGTCGTTCCCCTCGCTGCCCTCGAAAAGGCCTTTGGGCCCCTCGAGACCGTCATGGTCACCACCCTCCAGGCCATCTCCGGCGCAGGCTATCCCGGCGTAAGCAGCTTGGATATCATGGACAACGTCGTCCCCCTCATCagcggcgaagaagataaaatCGAATGGGAGACCAACAAGATTCTCGGCGGCGTCACGCCCGACAACAAGGCGTTTGACCTCCACGCACCCAAACAGATCAACGTCTCCGCCACATGCACCCGCGTCCCCGTCATCGACGGCCACACCGGCTGCGTCTCTGTCAAGTTTAGCAAGTCGCCCGCGCCCTCCATCGCAGAGGTCGAAAAGGCATTCAGAGAGTACACCTGCGAGGCACAACAACTCGGCGTACCCTCCGCGCCCGCTCAGGCTATCGTCGTGCACGATGCACCCGACAGGCCGCAGCCCAGGCTCGATAAAAACCTCCACAACGGTGCTTGTGTCAGCGTCGGGAGGATCAGAGAGTGTCCCGTCTTTGACGTCAAGTTT